Sequence from the Motilibacter aurantiacus genome:
CCGAGGGCTTCGCCGACGTCGTCGCCGGGATCGCGCGGGCGCGGGGCGGCGAGGCGCCGCGCTGGCACGTGCAGCTCACGGTGGCGGACCGCGACCGGTCGGCCGCGCACGTGCAGCAGCTGGGTGGGACGGTCGTCTCGACCACGAGACGCCGTCGACCGTCTAGGCCGTCGTGACCGACCCGGAGGGAGGCCGGCTCACGCTGAGCCAGCTCGTGCCGCAGGGGTGACGCGGCGGGTTCGCCAGAACCCGCTTTCCCCGCGGATGCGGTGGGGTTAAGCTGCGTCCGTGGGTTTCCGGTTCTTTAGCTATGGCGACGCGCCCGAGGCAGCTCGGGCGGGGCGCCCGGCAGCTGCTGCCTGAGCCGCACCCGCACCGACAAACATCAGCCCCGGGCCGTCTGGCCCGGGGCTTTCTCGTTGCCGCACAACCCCTGTCGCAGTCCAGGAAGGAACGTCCGATGGTCGTCGTCATGGCCCCCGAGGCCGCCGAGGAGCACATCCAGGCGGTCGTCGACCGCGTCGAGTCCGCGGGCGGGCGCGCGTTCGTGAGCCGCGGCGTCAGCCGCACGATCATCGGCCTCGTCGGCGACGTCACGCTCTTCGGCGGGTTCGAGCTCGACGCCATGCCCGGGGTCAGCGACGTCGTCCGGGTCAGCACGCCGTACAAGCTGGTCAGCCGCGAGCACCACCCGGCGATGACGACGGTCGAGGTCGGCGGGGTGCCGATCGGGCCCGGGACGTTCACGCTCGTCGCCGGCCCGTGCGCGGTCGAGACGCCCGAGCAGACGCTGGGCGCGGCGCAGATGGCCAAGGCAGCAGGGGCGACGCTGCTGCGCGGCGGGGCGTACAAGCCGCGCACGTCGCCGTACGCGTTCCAGGGGCTGGGCGAGCGCGGGCTGAAGATCCTGGCCGAGGTGCGCGAGGAGACCGGGCTGCCGGTGGTGACCGAGGTGGTCGACGCCCACGACGTGGAGCTCGTGGCGTCCTACGCGGACATGCTGCAGATCGGCACCCGCAACGCGGCGAACTTCGGCCTCCTGCAGGCGGTCGGAGCGGCCGGCAAGCCGGTGCTCCTCAAGCGCGGGATGTCCGCGACGATCGAGGAGTGGCTGATGGCCGCCGAGTACATCGCCCAGCGCGGCAACCTCGACATCGTGCTGTGCGAGCGCGGCATCCGCACCTTCGAGACCGCGACCCGCAACACCCTGGACATCAGCGCGGTGCCGGTCGTCAACGCGCTCTCGCATCTGCCGGTCATGATCGACCCCTCGCACTCGGGCGGGCGGCGAGACCTGGTCCTGCCGCTCTCGCGCGCCGCGATCGCGGTCGGCGCCGACGGGATCCTCGTCGACGTGCACCCGCATCCGGAGACGGCGCTGTGCGACGGGCCGCAGGCGCTGGTCGACTCGGACCTGCGCGCGCTCGCCGCGGTCGTACGCCAGCTGCCGCCGCTGCTCGGGCGCGCTCCGGCTCCGGCGGCCCCGGTGGCGGTGGGGTGACCGCGGCACGGCCTGGTGCCGGACGGCGTGGCTGAGACGCACCTGGCGGGGTATGCGCCGTTCGCCCCGACAGCGAGAGCAGTGCTCGCTGGCAACGGAATTCGAGGAGCAACGATGCCCGAGGTCGCGCAGCCGTTCAACGACGACTCGATCAAGGTCCGCCAGCTCAGTCACTACCAGTTCAGCTGGGTGGCGGGCGAGCCGGCGCAGAAGGGGACGTTCACCCTGCAGCTCGTGCTGGACCAGGGTGCCTGGGAAGAGGTCCTGACGCTCGACGCGGACGACGCCGACGTCCTGCAGGACCTGCTGGTCAACACCAAGACGGTGCACTACGACGTCAGCCGGCGGACGCTGATGTTCGGGGTCACGCCGACCGGGAGCTGAGCCGTCCGCTCGGACCAGGGGCGCCGCCACGGCGGCGCCCCCTGGTCCCGTTCCGGCTCGACGCCCCATGCGGGGAAAGCGGCTCGGCTGCTGCGCCCGCCGCCGATGAGAACCTCCCCCTCGCCAGGTCGACAGGTCGGAGATCGACGAAGGGGAACGCATGCGCAGGATGGTGGCCTAGGAGCTCATGTCGCTCGACGGTGTCGGCGAAGAGCCGGGCGACTGGATGTTCGACGTCGACGAGGCGGTCTTCGTCAACCTCGCGGAGGTCATCGGCACGCAGGACAGCATGCTGCTCCGGCGCGGGACGTACGACTACTGGGCGGGGTACTGGCCGACCTCGGGCGTCGAGCCCTTCGCGAGCTTCATCAACCGGCTCCGAAGCACGTCTTCACGTCGACCCCGCTCTCCGTGCCGTGGCAGGGCTCCGTCGTCGTGTCCGAGCCGATGGTCGGGTACGTCCGGGCGCTGAAGGAGGCCGAGGGCGGCGACATCGGGGTGCACGCGAGCCTGACGCTGCTCCACGCGCTGCTGGCCGAGGGCCTCGTCGACGAGCTGCGCCTCGTGGTCCCGCCGACGCTGGCCGGGCGGGGCCGGCCGCTCTTCGAGGGAGGGGCGCTGCGCCGGCTCACGCTGCTCGACGTGGCCCGGACGGACGGCGGGGCGTTGCTGCTGCACGACACGATGCGCTGACCGGCAAGCTCCGCTCGGGGCGCTCGTCCGTTCGGCGGGAGCAGCCGGAGAAAGTTCTCGCCGGGGCAATGGACACACAATCCGGTTCCGGAGAATGCCGTACGCCCTCGATGCGTGGAAAACTCCGGAAGTGCCGTCGTCCGACGGCCTGGGCAGCGTCGCCCATCCCACACCGGAGGACGCCCGTGAGACGGCAGATGCTCTCGTTGACAGCGGCCCTGGCTGCCGCGGCCTCCCTCGCCCTGCCGACAGCGGCCGCGGACGCGGCGCCGTCGCCGGCGGTGGCCGACGTACCGGTCGTCGTCCCTGCGAGCAGCCCGGACGTGCTCCACCTCGGACGCTGGGACCGCTCCGCGGCAGCGTCGACCACGGTGAGCTCCGGCTCACGCATGATCCTCCGATTCACCGGAGCGCACATCGCCCTGTTGCTCGACCAGAGCGGCATCACGCTTCCGCCGCAGGTGTACGCCGCGATCGACGGGGCGCCCCCCGTCCTCGTCAGCGCCAACAGCAACCGCATCGACCTCACCCCCGCGGCGCTGCCCGCAGGCGCACACGAGCTGGTGCTAGCCGTCAAGGACGTCGACGAGGGCGGCAACCGCTGGAACCCGCCACTGCGCTCGGCCTTGAGGGTCACCGGCTTCGAGATCGACCCCGGCGCGACCTCGACGCCGTCGCCGGCGCCCACGGGACCGCGCATCGAGTTCCTCGGGGACTCGATCACGCAGGGCGTGCGCGCGCTGAACACGCAGCCAGGCGTCACAGGGTCCGACGCGACCAAGGGCTTCGCCTGGCTGACCGGCAACGCCTTCGGGGGCAATTTCCGCCAGGTCGGCTTCGGCGCCCAGGGCCTCACCCGGCCGGGCAACGGAAACGTCCCCGTCGTGTCAGCGAGCCTGACGTCCAACTACCGCGGGTCGCCGATCGACCCGACGTACGTCCCGGACGCCGTCGTCATCAACCAGGGCGCCAACGACGCGCTCGCCAACACCAACCCCACCACGTTCCGCACCGCGTACGAGGCCTACCTCCGGCAGGTCCGGGCGCTCTGGCCGAACGCATGGATCTTCGCCATGCGCCCGTTCGGTGGCCACATGGCGGCGTCCGTCGCGGCGGCGGTCCCCGCCGTCGGGGACCCGCGCATCGTCTACGTGGACACCACCGGGTGGGTCCCCCGCCTGCAGACGACCGACGACCTCCACCCCAGCGTCGTGGGGCACCAGAACGCGGCGCGCCGGCTCGTCAAGGTCATCGAGCGTCGCACCGGCTGGCAGGCCGCGGACATCGACCGCGCCAGGGCCGGGCTGCTCGCGCTCGGCGGGCCGCGCGGGTTCGAGGGCTCAGGCGCGGTGACATGGCAGGCGGGGCAGAACGTGAGCGCTGCCGCGCCGGGCACCCCGGCGTACGAGGGCTCGACCGCGCTGCAGGTGACGTCCGCGGCCGCGCCCCTCGGCGAGTGGCGGACCATCGACCTGACCGCCCGGGCCCACCTGTCCACCAAGGCCCAGGAGATCTTCGCCTTCGTCCGCCCGGTCCCGGCCCGGGCCCTCGACGTGCGGCTGCGCGTCGTGCGGGGCGGCCGGGTCTACGAGAGCGCCGTCTCGGCGCTGCCGAACCTCGCCGCCTTCATCCCGTGGAACCGGGTCGCGGTCGCGGTGCTGGGCCAGGGCCGGGTCACGGACGTCTCCGTGAGCGTTCGCGCGGCCGGGGGCACCAGCACCACGCCCGGACTGGTGTCCTTCGTGGTCGACGACCTCGGGTGGACCGACACGGCGACGGCGCTGACGTCGATCCCCGTGCCGGGCTGAGCGACGCTCGTAGCGGGGCAGGGCGCTGCAGCCGTATCACGCGCAGCGCCGACCCGCGGACGCGCCTCCGACCTGCCCGGTAGGAGGCGCGTCCGCGGGACGTCCCTGCGCCTCAGAGCTCGACGACCTCGTTCTCCGCGCCCTCGATCCGCTCCCCCTTGACCTTCGCCTTGGCGAAGCTGAGCAGCGTCATCACCTTGCCGCCCGGGGTGTCCCAGTACTCCGCGCTGTCCGCGTGGATCTTCACCAGGACGAGCCCGGGGGTCTCGGGGCCGTCCGGGAACCACGCCTCGAGCCCGGCGTTCCACAGCTCCTTGGCCTTGGCGACGTCGCGCACGATCTCGGCGTTGCCGGCAACGGAGACCCAGGAGCTGCCGGAGGAGAACGCGACGTTCACCGCGTGCCCGTGCCGGATCTGGCCCACCTTGCGCGAGTCCTCGTCCGAGGCGAACCACAGGTCGCCGTCGAACTCGACCTGCTGCACCGCCATCGGGCGGCTGACCAGATGGCCGTCGTCGTCGAGCGTCGTCAGCATGCAGGTCTTGATGTCCTTGATGAGCTCGGCGACCTTCTTGACGCCGTCCTCGTTGGCCATGAGCGTCCTCGTCCTCTTCGCGGTTGGCTTCGCGCCGGAGCCTCCCCAAGCCCCGCCGCGGGCACACCCGCACGTCCCGGGTCGCGGGCGGCCCCTCAGGCCCGCAGACTTGCGCGGTGACGCGACGGTGGCTGTTCGCGGACCAGCTCGGGCCGCACTTCCTCGATGACCCCGCCCAGCCGGTGCTCCTCGTGGAGTCGCGTGCCGTCCTGGCACGCCACCGGTTCCACCGGCAGAAGGCGCACCTCGTGCTCTCGGCGCTCCGCCACCGGGCGCGAGAGCTCGGCGACCAGGCGGTCTTCGTGCAGGCGCGGACCTACGCCGAGGCGCGCTCGCACGTGGCCGAGCCGCTGTCCGTGTGCGCCCCGACCTCACGCGGCGCCCTCGACCTGGTACGCCGGCTGCCCGACGTGCAGGTGCTGCCCGAGCGGGGGTTCGCCAGCTCGCGCGCCGACTTCGAGCGGTGGGCGACCGACCGCCGGCGGCTCGTGATGGAGGACTTCTACCGCGACGCCCGGCGCCGCCTCGGGCTGCTGCTCGAGCCCGACGGCGGCCCGGTGGGCGGGCACTGGAACTACGACACCGAGAACCGCGAGCCTCCTCCGCGGGCACCGCGTGGCACCGACGCGCCGGCGGTGCTGGACGTACCCGAGCCGTGGTGGCCGGAGGAGGACGACATCGACGGGGAGGTGCGGGCCGACCTCGACCGGTGGGAAGCGTCGGGCGAAGTCACCTTCGTGGGACGGGACGGCCCCCGGCGCTTCGCGGTCACGCACACCGAGGCCCGGTACGCGCTCCACACGTTCTTGCGGAAGCGACTGCCGGCGTTCGGCCCCGTCGAGGACGCGATGCTGCACGCCGACTGGACGATGGCGCACTCGCTGCTCTCCCCCAGCATGAACCTCGGCCTGCTCGACCCGTTGGAGTGCGCCCGGGCGGCCGAAGCGGAGTTCCGGAACGGCCGGGCTCCGCTGGCGAGCGTGGAGGGCTACGTCCGCCAGCTCATCGGCTGGCGGGACTACATGTTCCACGTCTACTGGCACTTCGGCCCGGACTACGGCAAGCACAACTACATGGCGGCACGGCGGAAGCTCCCCCGCTGGTTCGCAGACCTCGACGCGGACGCCGTCGAGGCCGCGTGCCTGTCCGACGTGCTAGCCGGCGTGCGCGATCGCGCCTGGGTGCACCACATCCCGCGGCTCATGGTGCTCGGCAACTACGCGCTGCAGCGCGGCTGGAGCCCCCAGGAGCTGCGCGACTGGTTCCACTACTCGTTCCTCGACGGCTACGAGTGGGTCATGGCGGCGAACGTGATCGGCATGTCGCAGCACGCGGACGGCGGGCTCATGGCCACCAAGCCGTACGCGGCCGGCGGGGCGTACATCGACCGCATGAGCGACTACTGCGGCGGCTGCCGGTACGACCCCAAGCACCGGCGCGGCGACGACGCCTGCCCCTACACCGCGGGCTACTGGGCGTTCCTCGCGCGCAACCGCGAGCGGCTCGAGGGGAACCGGCGCATGGTGCAGCCGTTGCGCGGGCTGGGCAGGCTGGCGGACCTGGACGAGGTGGTGGAGCAGGAGAAGGCGCGGGCGTCGAAGGCCCCGTGAGCGTCCGGTAGTCGCTGCGGCCCGGGCGCCAGCCGGCGAGGGACGCTCGGCGCTCCTGGCGTGCCGCTCTCGCTCCTCGGCGCAGCGAGGGCCTCGACAGCTCCGCGTCCGGGTGAAGCGTGACGGATGACCGCGGACGACGGCGTCTCCCGGAGCGCCGGATCACCGAGGACGACGTGGCGGCGCTGACGGAACGATGCAGCGAGGCAGCCGACGCCTACATACGGGGCGACGTCTGGCGCTACCTCTCGCTCTCCGACCACCCGTCGGACTACACGCTGATGCCACCGTACGGCGGCCCGACCTCTGTGGGCCTCGAGTACACCGAGGAGGCGGCGCAGGAGACCAGCCGCCTCTTCGCGTCCGGGGAGGCGACGCCGGTGGTGGTGGAGACGTACGTCTCGGGAGACCTCGTCGTGCTCGCGGGCGTCGAGCGCCAACACGCCGAGGTGGGCGGCCTGCCGGACCAGGACTGGTCGCTGCGGCTCACCATCGAGTTCCGGCGTCGCGGCTTCCGGTGGCAGATCGTCCTCCGGCACGCCGACCCGTTGGTGCGGGCCATCTCCATCGAGCACTGCGCCGGGCTGGCGCGCGGCTCGGACGGCTAGGGCTCGACCCGCGGTGTGCGCCGTGCCCAGCCGCGCCGTCGGACGTCGTCGGCGTTCCGACACCGAGCAACTGCTCCGGCTTCCGGGGCAGGCCGGCCTCTGTTCGGGCCCCGCAGCTGCACCTCCGGGGCCCTGCAGGGCTCCAGAGGTGGAGCTCAGGGACCCGAGGTGGTGAGACAGCGGCCCCGGATCGACGACGCCCGGAGCTCAGCCCTTCAGCGCGCGCCCCAGCACGTCGACCGCCCGCTCGACGCCCGTGGAGTCGACGTCCAGGTGCGTCACGGCCCGGAGCGTGCGCGGGCCGAGCGTGCTGACGAGCACGCCGTCCTCGGCGGCGGCCGCGGCGAGCGCAGGGGCATCGGGTACGTCCGCCACGACGATGTTCGTGTCCACCGTTGCCGGGTCCACCCCGAGCACGTCGGCCAGCCGACGGGCGTGCGCGTGGTCGTCGGCCAGCCGCTCGACGTGGTGGTCCAGCGCATGGAGCCCGGCCGCCGCGAGGATCCCCGCCTGCCGCATGCCGCCGCCGAGCCGCTTGCGCTGCTGCCGGGCGAGCGCGACCCGCTCCGCCGACGCGACGAGCAGCGAGCCGACCGGCGCGCCCAGCCCCTTGGACAGGGCCACCATCACGGTATCGGCACAGGCGCCGTACTCCTGAAGCGAGGTTCCGGAAGACACGTGCGCGTTCCAGAGCCGCGCGCCGTCCAGGTGGACGGAGACACCGGCAGCCTCCGCACCGGCGCGCAGCTTCTGCAGCTCGGCGAGCGGCTGCACCGTCCCACCACCGAAGTTGTGTGTGTTCTCCACCGCGATCGCGGCGGTGTGCACGAAGTACGGCCCGGCCTTGGGCGCGACGAGCCCGAGCACCGCGTCGGCGTCGAGCAGGCCGCGGTCCGACGGCCAGGTGCGCGTGGTGACGCCGTGGACGGCGGCGTGCGCGCCGAGCTCGGCCCGCACGACGTGGGCCTGCACGTCGCAGAGCAGCTCCTGCCCCGGCTGGACGAGCAGCGCGACGCCGAGCAGGTTGGCCAGCGAGCCGGTCGCCGTGAAGAGCGCCGCCTCGTGGCCGAGCAGCCCCGCCACCCGCTCCTCGAGCGCGCGGACGGTGGGGTCCTCGCCGTACACGTCGTCGCCGACCTCCGCTGCGGCGATCGCCTCCCGCATGCCGCGGGTCGGCTTGGTGACCGTGTCGCTGCGCAGGTCGACGAGCCCGCTCGTCACCGGTCGGCCAGCAGCTCGGCGACCTGGAAGGCGAGCTCCAGCGACTGCTGGTGGTTCAGCCGCGGGTCGCACGCGGTCTCGTAGCGGAACGTCAGGTCCGGCTCGGAGAGGCCGCCCGCGCCGCCGATGCACTCGGTCACGTCGTCACCGGTGAGCTCCACGTGGACGCCGCCCGGCACGGTGCCCAGCGAGCGGTGCACCTCGAAGAAGCCGCGGACCTCCTCCATGACGTCCTCGAAGCGACGAGTCTTGACGCCGCCGAGGTCGATCGTGTTGCCGTGCATCGGGTCGCAGACCCAGAGCACCTCGCGCCCGCTCGCGGAGAGCTTCTCGACCAGCGGGGGGAGCGCCTGACGGATCTTCGCGGCGCCCATGCGGGTAATGAAGGTGAGCCGCCCCGGCTCGCGGTCCGGGTCGAGCTTGTCCATCAGCGCCAGCGCGTCGTCCGGGGAGGTCGTCGGGCCGAGCTTGACGCCGATGGGGTTGCGCACGCGCGCGGCGAGGTCGACGTGTGCGCCGTCGATCTGCCGGGTCCGCTCGCCGATCCACACGAAGTGCGCCGAGGTGTTGTAGGGCGTCCCGGTCCGCGAGTCGATGCGGGTGAGGGCGCGCTCGTACTCGATGAGCAGCTGCTCGTGGCTCGTCCAGAGGTCGACCCGGTGCAGCGTCTCCGACTCCGCGCCGACGGCGTGCAGGAACGAGATCGCCCGGTCGATGTCGCGGGCCATCGACTCGTAGCGAGCGGTCGCGCCGCCGCTGCGCAGAAAGCCCTTGTTCCACTCGTGGACCTGGCGCAGGTCGGCGAAGCCGCCCTGGGTGTGGGCACGCAGCAGGTTCAGCGTCGCCGCCGAGGTGTTGTAGACCTGCAGGAGCCGGCGCGGGTCCGGGATGCGGGCCTCGGGCGTGAAGGCGATGTCGTTGACAGCGTCGCCGCGGTAGCTCGGCAGGCTCACCCCGTCGCGGGTCTCCATGCCCGACGAGCGCGGCTTGGCGAACTGGCCGGCGATGCGGCCCACCTTGACGACCGGGACGCTCGCGCCGTACGTCAGCACGACCGCCATCTGCAGCAGCGTCTTGAGCTTGCCGCGGATCGCGTCGGCGGTGGCGCCGGCGAACGTCTCGGCGCAGTCACCGCCCTGCAGCCAGAACGCCTCGCCCCGGGCGGCGGCGGCCACCCGCTCCTTGAGCGCGTCGCACTCGGCGGCGAAGACCAGCGGTGGCTGTCCGGCGAGCTGGCGCTCGACCTCGGCGAGGGCCTCCCGGTCGGGCCACTCGGGCTGCTGGGCGGCGGGAAGGCTCGCGGTCCCGGAGGACTGGTCAGCGCTCACGGGGGGTAAGGCTACCCTTCACGCCCCCGCCCGACGGGCGCGCTTCACCCGGCCGTGCGAGGCTCCCCCGCGTGAGCCTGACCCTGCTCGACTGGCGGCGCCGGACGCACGCGATGTACGCCGCCGTCCGCCGCTCTCCCGACCCCCAGGACGCGTGGCTGGGCTGGCGGGCCGCCCGCGACCGGCTCTTCCGCACGCATCCGGACACCCCGCTGCTGGAGCCGGCGAGCCACCGTGAGCTGCCGTTCGCGCCGTACGACCCGGCGCTGCGCTTCGTGGCGCCGGTGCTGCCCGCCGAGCCGGCCGTGCACGCGGTGCCGGTCAGTGAGGGGACGGTCGACCTCACCCGCATCGGGCGGGTCGAGCTGCCGGTCGGCCCGCTCGACGTCTGGTGGCTGGGCGGCTACGCGGGCGGGCTGTTCGTCCCGTTCGCGGACGCGACCAACCGGGACACCACGTACGGCGGCGGGCGCTACCTGCTCGACACGGTCAAGGGCGCGGACCTCGGCGGCGGCGAGGGCGGGCTGCTCCTCGACTTCAACTTCGCCTACCACCCGTCGTGCCGCTACAACCCGCGCTGGAGCTGCCCGCTCGCGCCCGCCGGCAACCGGCTCGACGTGCCGATCGTGGCCGGCGAGCTGCTCTGACCGGTCAGCCGCGGGCGCTCGTCGTGAACAGCGCCTTGCGCACGGCGACCTCCTCCAGCTTCTCCCGGCGGTCCCCGACCTGGACCGTCCAGACGCGCGAGGACCGGTCGATGCCGCCGGTCGGCGAGTCGGGCGCGGCCCAGACCTCGCCGCGGCTGCACGAGTAGTAGCCCACCCACGTCGGGTGCTGGTCAAGCGCGCCCCAGGCACCGCCGACGCGCATCCGGCAGCGGCGGCCGTCCGCGAGGACGAGCCCGATCGGCAGGGGCCGCTGGAGGGGCTCGACGCCCACGACCGGGTCGCGGTCCAGGAGGTACTCGGTCAGGGTGCGTGACCAGGGGTCGACGAGGCACAGCACGCGCTTGCGCGTGCCCTCCCGCCAGCACGTGTCCGCGCTCGCGGCCGACGGTGAGCACGAGTAGATGTTCGCCGTCACCGCGGACGGCGCCGGGAAGACGACACCGCGGGACCCGCAGTCGACGGAGCTGCGCGCCCGCACCGGGGACCGGTCGACGTGCCACCCCTTCACCGGGGCACTCGTGACCGTGACCGGCGCCAGCCGGACCTGCTGCGTCGGTGCCGCGGCCGACCGAGCGGCCGCGGCGGTCGGAGCGGCCGCGGCGGTCGGAGCGNNNNNNNNGCGCCGCCTCGACCGTCGTCACACCGGACGCCAGGGCGGCGGCGAGCGCCAGGACGCCTGCGCCCGACCGCACGGCTCGGCCCGTCGACGAGCGCCGGCTCACGATCACTGTCCCCCGATGGTGTCCGAGTGCAGGGCTGGACGCTACCTGTCCTCGTCCAGCCCCTGCTCCAGCGCGTACCGCACGAGCTGGGCCCGGTTGTGCATCTGCAGCTTGCCCAGGGTGTTCTGCACGTGGTTCTGCACGGTCCGGTGCGAGAGCACCAGCCGCTCGGCGATCTGCTTGTAGCTGAGCCCCTTCGCGACGAGCCGGAGCACCTCGGTCTCGCGGGGCGTGAGCACCGGCGCGTCGGGGGCGGGCGCGGTCGAGAGGCGGCGGTACTCCCCGAGCACCAGGCCCGCGAGGCCGGGCGTGAACACCGGCTCGCCCTCGGCCGTGCGCCGGACGGCGTCGAGCAG
This genomic interval carries:
- the aroF gene encoding 3-deoxy-7-phosphoheptulonate synthase; translated protein: MVVVMAPEAAEEHIQAVVDRVESAGGRAFVSRGVSRTIIGLVGDVTLFGGFELDAMPGVSDVVRVSTPYKLVSREHHPAMTTVEVGGVPIGPGTFTLVAGPCAVETPEQTLGAAQMAKAAGATLLRGGAYKPRTSPYAFQGLGERGLKILAEVREETGLPVVTEVVDAHDVELVASYADMLQIGTRNAANFGLLQAVGAAGKPVLLKRGMSATIEEWLMAAEYIAQRGNLDIVLCERGIRTFETATRNTLDISAVPVVNALSHLPVMIDPSHSGGRRDLVLPLSRAAIAVGADGILVDVHPHPETALCDGPQALVDSDLRALAAVVRQLPPLLGRAPAPAAPVAVG
- a CDS encoding response regulator — encoded protein: MVVDDHPLWREAVARDLQDAGLEVVATAGDGAAAVRRVAAARPDVVLLDLQLPELPGVEAARQILAARPDVRVLVLSASGEQQDVLDAMAAGATGYLTKSASREELLDAVRRTAEGEPVFTPGLAGLVLGEYRRLSTAPAPDAPVLTPRETEVLRLVAKGLSYKQIAERLVLSHRTVQNHVQNTLGKLQMHNRAQLVRYALEQGLDEDR
- a CDS encoding DUF1684 domain-containing protein, with the protein product MSLTLLDWRRRTHAMYAAVRRSPDPQDAWLGWRAARDRLFRTHPDTPLLEPASHRELPFAPYDPALRFVAPVLPAEPAVHAVPVSEGTVDLTRIGRVELPVGPLDVWWLGGYAGGLFVPFADATNRDTTYGGGRYLLDTVKGADLGGGEGGLLLDFNFAYHPSCRYNPRWSCPLAPAGNRLDVPIVAGELL
- a CDS encoding GDSL-type esterase/lipase family protein, whose protein sequence is MRRQMLSLTAALAAAASLALPTAAADAAPSPAVADVPVVVPASSPDVLHLGRWDRSAAASTTVSSGSRMILRFTGAHIALLLDQSGITLPPQVYAAIDGAPPVLVSANSNRIDLTPAALPAGAHELVLAVKDVDEGGNRWNPPLRSALRVTGFEIDPGATSTPSPAPTGPRIEFLGDSITQGVRALNTQPGVTGSDATKGFAWLTGNAFGGNFRQVGFGAQGLTRPGNGNVPVVSASLTSNYRGSPIDPTYVPDAVVINQGANDALANTNPTTFRTAYEAYLRQVRALWPNAWIFAMRPFGGHMAASVAAAVPAVGDPRIVYVDTTGWVPRLQTTDDLHPSVVGHQNAARRLVKVIERRTGWQAADIDRARAGLLALGGPRGFEGSGAVTWQAGQNVSAAAPGTPAYEGSTALQVTSAAAPLGEWRTIDLTARAHLSTKAQEIFAFVRPVPARALDVRLRVVRGGRVYESAVSALPNLAAFIPWNRVAVAVLGQGRVTDVSVSVRAAGGTSTTPGLVSFVVDDLGWTDTATALTSIPVPG
- a CDS encoding cryptochrome/photolyase family protein, giving the protein MTRRWLFADQLGPHFLDDPAQPVLLVESRAVLARHRFHRQKAHLVLSALRHRARELGDQAVFVQARTYAEARSHVAEPLSVCAPTSRGALDLVRRLPDVQVLPERGFASSRADFERWATDRRRLVMEDFYRDARRRLGLLLEPDGGPVGGHWNYDTENREPPPRAPRGTDAPAVLDVPEPWWPEEDDIDGEVRADLDRWEASGEVTFVGRDGPRRFAVTHTEARYALHTFLRKRLPAFGPVEDAMLHADWTMAHSLLSPSMNLGLLDPLECARAAEAEFRNGRAPLASVEGYVRQLIGWRDYMFHVYWHFGPDYGKHNYMAARRKLPRWFADLDADAVEAACLSDVLAGVRDRAWVHHIPRLMVLGNYALQRGWSPQELRDWFHYSFLDGYEWVMAANVIGMSQHADGGLMATKPYAAGGAYIDRMSDYCGGCRYDPKHRRGDDACPYTAGYWAFLARNRERLEGNRRMVQPLRGLGRLADLDEVVEQEKARASKAP
- a CDS encoding YybH family protein, translated to MAALTERCSEAADAYIRGDVWRYLSLSDHPSDYTLMPPYGGPTSVGLEYTEEAAQETSRLFASGEATPVVVETYVSGDLVVLAGVERQHAEVGGLPDQDWSLRLTIEFRRRGFRWQIVLRHADPLVRAISIEHCAGLARGSDG
- a CDS encoding threonine aldolase family protein — translated: MREAIAAAEVGDDVYGEDPTVRALEERVAGLLGHEAALFTATGSLANLLGVALLVQPGQELLCDVQAHVVRAELGAHAAVHGVTTRTWPSDRGLLDADAVLGLVAPKAGPYFVHTAAIAVENTHNFGGGTVQPLAELQKLRAGAEAAGVSVHLDGARLWNAHVSSGTSLQEYGACADTVMVALSKGLGAPVGSLLVASAERVALARQQRKRLGGGMRQAGILAAAGLHALDHHVERLADDHAHARRLADVLGVDPATVDTNIVVADVPDAPALAAAAAEDGVLVSTLGPRTLRAVTHLDVDSTGVERAVDVLGRALKG
- a CDS encoding pyridoxamine 5'-phosphate oxidase family protein, translating into MANEDGVKKVAELIKDIKTCMLTTLDDDGHLVSRPMAVQQVEFDGDLWFASDEDSRKVGQIRHGHAVNVAFSSGSSWVSVAGNAEIVRDVAKAKELWNAGLEAWFPDGPETPGLVLVKIHADSAEYWDTPGGKVMTLLSFAKAKVKGERIEGAENEVVEL
- a CDS encoding class II 3-deoxy-7-phosphoheptulonate synthase translates to MSADQSSGTASLPAAQQPEWPDREALAEVERQLAGQPPLVFAAECDALKERVAAAARGEAFWLQGGDCAETFAGATADAIRGKLKTLLQMAVVLTYGASVPVVKVGRIAGQFAKPRSSGMETRDGVSLPSYRGDAVNDIAFTPEARIPDPRRLLQVYNTSAATLNLLRAHTQGGFADLRQVHEWNKGFLRSGGATARYESMARDIDRAISFLHAVGAESETLHRVDLWTSHEQLLIEYERALTRIDSRTGTPYNTSAHFVWIGERTRQIDGAHVDLAARVRNPIGVKLGPTTSPDDALALMDKLDPDREPGRLTFITRMGAAKIRQALPPLVEKLSASGREVLWVCDPMHGNTIDLGGVKTRRFEDVMEEVRGFFEVHRSLGTVPGGVHVELTGDDVTECIGGAGGLSEPDLTFRYETACDPRLNHQQSLELAFQVAELLADR